The sequence GAAATAGATTTTGGATTTGTAGGGGATGTCAATAAGAAAAGTGTGAACAGAAAGCTTGTTTCAAAATTGATTAAGCTGGACCTTATTCCTGTTTTTTCTGCTATTACCCACGATAGAAAAGGGAATCTTTTTAATACCAATGCAGACACTATTGCTTCTGTGATTGCTCAGGCTCTGTCTGAAAAATATGAAGTAGAACTGTTGTACTGTTTTGACAAACAAGGAGTATTGGAAAATGTGGATGACCCGGAATCTTTGATCAAAAGTATTTCTGAAGACGATTTTACAACGTTAAAAGAAGAAGGAAAACTTCACAAGGGGATTTTACCCAAACTTGAAAATGCTCTTGGAGCGATAAAGAATAATGTAAATAAAGTGTTTCTGATTAAAGAAACAGAACTGAAAAATCATATAGAGAATCATCATGCAGGAACTGAAATCTGTTTATAATAAAGAAGAATTGCTGAAAAATGCTATTGAATTGCTTAAGAATTTGATTGAAATTCCTTCGTTCAGTAAAGATGAATTCAATACGTCGGTAGAGATTGAAAACTTTTTCAAAAAGCATCAGATCCCGACGAAGCGTTTTAAAAACAATATCTGGGCGGTGAATAAAAACTTTGATGTTTTTAAACCTTCAGTTTTATTAAATACACATCATGATACGGTAAAGCCTAATAAAGCTTATACACTTGATCCATTTGTACCGATTGAAAAAGACGGTAAGCTGTTCGGATTGGGAAGTAATGATGCCGGAGCTTCTCTGGTTTCTATGGCGCAGGTTTTTTTACATTTTTATGAGAAAGAAGATTTAGAATATAATTTAGTGATTGCGTTGACAGCAGAGGAGGAGATTTCAGGTTTTGACGGAATCGAGGCTCTGTTTTCACAGCTACCTAACATAGAACTTGCCATTGTAGGAGAACCCACGCAGATGAACCTGGCAATTGCTGAAAAAGGACTGTTGGTGATTGACGGAGAAATGAAGGGAACTCCTTCTCATGCTGCTCATCCTAATGATGATAATTCCATTATCAAATGTATGGCGGATCTTCAGGGAATATTAAACTTTAAATTTCCGAAGGTTTCAGACTATCTGGGAGAAGTGAAAGTAACCCTGTCCGGAATTCATGCCGGAGTACAGCATAATGTAGTACCGGAGTCTTGTCATTTCACACTGGATGTAAGAGTAACGGATGAATATTCCAACAAGGAAGCCTTTGAAATAATCCAGTCTCAAATGAAATCATCACTTACGGCAAGGTCTTTCAGGTTGAATTCTTCAAAAATAGAGATGGATCACCCGTTTGTAAAAGCCGGACTGGAAGTAGGAAGAACAACCTATGGTTCACCAACATCTTCAGATCAGGCCATTATTCCGTGTACATCTGTGAAAATGGGGCCTGGAGATAGTAGGCGCTCCCATACAGCGGATGAATTTATCTATATCAATGAAATAGAGGAAGGGATAGAGATCTACATTCAGGTTTTGGAAAAGGTGTTATAAAAAAGATATCAGATACTAAACCTCAGATATCAGATAAAAATAAACAGTCTGATATCAGACACCTGAATATCTACAATATATTTTGACTACGCTCAGCAGGCAATAAAGTTTACGTTTTAATAAGGATTTATGCAAACGATACCATTAAAAAGTGACTTTATATAGTAAGGAAATGTTTTTTTATAGTTAATAATAAGGATAGTCTTGCTGGGCTTGTCAAAATCAATCAAATATTTTAAATCGGGCTGTTACGAAATCATTATATGATGGCAGTCTTAGAAAAATCAATCATACTTATGAAAAAAATATGGCAAAAGGATGACCTGGCCACCAATATATTAGTCAATAACTTTACCGTAGGAAAAGATCTTGACTTCGACGAACGTTTAGCAAAATATGATGTTAAAGGTTCTATGGCACATTGTACAATGCTTGCAGAAACCGGAATTATTTCTCATGAAGAATCCGAGCAGATGCTGGTAGTATTAAATGATATTTTACAGCAAATTGAAAATGGCAATTTTGAAATTGATAAAGAAGCTGAGGATATCCATTCTCAGGTAGAAGCAATCTTGATCACAAAATTAGGAGATGTAGGAAAGAAAATTCACACGGCAAGATCAAGAAATGATCAGGTTTTATTAGATATAAAACTATACTTACTAGATGAAATCCGTGAAATTACCGCATTGACCGATGAGTTTTTTCAGATTTTGATTCAATTGGCAGATCAGCATAGAAATGTGCTGCTTCCGGGGTATACGCATTTGCAGATTGCGATGCCTTCATCCTTCGGATTGTGGTTTGGAGCGTATGCAGAAGCCCTTTTGGATGATGTGGAAATGCTGTTTTCAACAAAAAACATCATCAATAAGAATCCGCTGGGGTCAGCAGCGGGTTATGGTTCATCTTTCCCGATCAATCGTGAAAGTACCACTTATAATCTGGGATTCCAGTCCATGAACTATAATTCAGTGTATGCACAGATGACTCGTGGAAAATCGGAGAAGATGCTGGCAATGGCAATGGCAACTTTAGCAGGGACTTTAGGAAAATTTGCATATGATGTATGTCTGTATCTGAATCAAAACTTTGATTTTATAAGCTTTCCAAAAGAATTTACAACAGGAAGCAGCATTATGCCACATAAAAAGAATCCGGATATTTTCGAATTGGTTCGTGCACGATGCAACAGAATTCAGGCGTTGCCTAATGAATTGATCCTGTTGACAAATAATCTGCCATCAGGATACCACAGAGATGTACAGTTGACTAAGGAAATTTTATTCCCGGCTATTGATTCATTAAAGGAATGCCTTGAGATCTTAAGTTATACCTTACCCAATATCCAGGTAAAAGACGGAATTCTCGAGGACGAAAAATATAAATATCTGTTCAGTGTAGAGAAGATCAATGAAGAAGTGAAAAAAGGAAGTTCTTTCCGTGATGCTTATGTAAAAGTAGGGCAGGAGATTGAAAACAATGAGTTTGAATTTGAACCGGGAAGTTTAGATCATACTCACCAGGGAAGTATAGGAAATCTATGCCTGGATAAAATAGAATACCAGTTTAATAAACTGAAGAATAAATTATTAGGTTAAAATCTGAACCATTAAGATATATAAAGGCTTGAGTTGACATAAAAAATCTAAAAATTACTTTAGAATCGCCTTATGTTTTATCGTTGTGAAATCCTTAAATCTTAATTGCTTAAGCTGTCTTAATGGTTGGATTTTATTTTGATCTTTGAAATTGATGATTGTGATGAAATCACATAAAGCTTCTTAAGGCTTAAAAGTAAAAGAACTATTCAAGTTCAATTTTGAATTTAGTAGATTTTTTCACCTCATGAAGTACGATGGAGCTGTGGTACTGTCCGATATTAGGAATGTTAGAAATCACATTGACTGCAAACTCATTATACGAGTTGATGTCTTTGGCAATAATTTTTAGCATATAGTCATACTCTCCGGAAAGACTGATGATTTCTTGTACTTCATCATATTTTCCGATGTGCTTCTCAAAGGTTTCCAATACCTTCTTGGATTGCTCTTTAAGACGTACATTACAGTAGACTACAATATTCAAGCCCAGCTTTTCACGGTTTAAAAGCCCTACATACTTTTGAATGATGCCCTGCTTCTCCAATTGTTTGATTCTTTCATACGTCGGAGTAAAGGTAAGACCTATCTTTTCTGAAATTTCTTTCACTGATAAAGTAGAGTCTTCCTGTATAATGCTGAGAATCATTTTGTCTTTTAAATCCATAGAATAATGTTGTGTTGTAACAAAAATATTAATTTTAAATGAGAATAAGAAGTACTGAAGTTTTTAATTTATTTTAAACTTAATTTTTGTAGGTTCATAAAATTGTTGTATCTTTGCACCTAATGAATAAAAAAGCATTTATATCATTAGATTTACCGGGCGAAAGCGCCCTTTACGATATTTATTGTTATTAGCGAAGATTGTTGTCTTCGCTTTTTTTATGCTTAAAAATTAAGATTATGTTTACGATTACAGAACTAAGTACCGAGAAAATCAACAGTATACTGATAGAAGCGATGGCTTTCAGAAATGGAAAAACTGCTAAAATTGAAGGCGAAGTTTTTTGTTCCAATCTTTTCTTCGAAGACAGCACAAGAACAAAGACAAGCTTTGATATTGCAGAAAGAAAATTAGGATTACAGGTTGTTCCTTTTGATGCTTCACACAGTTCTGTAAATAAAGGTGAGAGTCTTTATGATACAGTAAAGACCATTGAAAGCCTTGGAGTAAATCTTGTAGTGATCCGAGATAAGAAAGACAGATACTTTGAAGAACTGAAAAATATTAAGATCCCTGTAATCAATGGTGGAGACGGAACAGGAAACCACCCTTCACAATGTATGCTGGATCTGATGACTATCTATCAGGAATTCGGAAAATTTGAAGGATTAAAAGTAGGGATTGTAGGTGATGTAAAACACAGTCGCGTTGCCAATTCAAATGCTGAAGCATTAAGAAGATTAGGCGCTAAAGTATATTTCTCAGGCCCTGAACAATGGTTTGACGAAGGAGCTTTAATCAACGGAACCTACCTTTCAGTAGATGAGCTTATCGCTGAAGTAGATGTTCTGATGTTATTAAGAATCCAGCATGAGAGACATGATGATGCCATGAGCTTTACAGCTTCAGATTATCATAGAAAATATGGTCTGACTAAAGAAAGAGAGCAAGCCATGAAAAAAGAAGCAATCATTATGCACCCGGCACCTATCAACAGAGGTGTAGAAATAGATTCAGACCTTGTAGAATGTGAACGTTCAAGAGTCTTCCGACAAATGGAAAACGGAGTTTTCGCCAGAATGGCCATCTTAAAAGATGCACTGGAAGAAAAAGGATTTACCTTTAAATAAAAGAACTAAGATAAAAGTAAAAAGTATTCATAAATACATTAATACGTGAATACATTGTACAAAAAAAATAAAAGAAAATCTAAATAGAAAAAATGAAGAAAAAATTAATACTGGAGTCCGGTGAAGTGTTTCATGGAGAAGGTTTCGGAGCAGAATTGGAAACTGCAGGAGAAGTAGTTTTCAATACCGGAATGACAGGGTATCAGGAATTGATCTCTGACCCATCATACTGCGGTCAGATAGTTTGTATGACCTATCCGCTTATCGGGAATTATGGTATTAACCGTGATGATTATGAGAGTATTGAGCCGGCAATTAAAGGACTTATCGTAAAAGAACTTTGCGATCTGCCTTCCAACTTCCGTACTCAGATTACTTTAGATGAATTATTTAAGAAGAAAAACCTTTCAGGAATTTCAGGAATTGATACAAGAAGACTGACAAGAATTCTTCGTAACTCTGGAGTAGTGAAAGGAAAAATTGTGAATGCCGATGCAGATGAAGCAGCAACAGCAGCAGAACTGAAAACCACGACTTTCCCAATCAATCAGGTAGAAGAAGTTTCTACCAAAACACCTTATGCTAATCCTAACAGAGGTTTTAAAGTAGTATTAGTGGATTTTGGTGCTAAACTGGGAATTATCAGAGAACTATCTCAAAGAAACTGTGATATCATTGTGGTTTCTCAGGATACAACAGCAGAAGATATTTTATTGATGAATCCAGATGGAATTATGCTTTCCAACGGTCCTGGTGACCCGGAAGATGTACCACACGCATTAGACATGATCCGCGGATTATTAGGAAAAGTTCCAATCTTCGGAATCTGTTTAGGACACCAGTTAATTGGTCTTGCTTGTGGAGCTAAAACATTCAAACTGAAGTTCGGACACAGAGGAGGAAATCACCCTGTGTTGGATTTAGCGAAAAATACTGTAGCAATCACTTCTCAGAATCATGGATATGCAGTAGATCAGGAAAGTTTAAAAGGTACAGACCTTATCGAAACGCACATCGCACTAAACGATAGAACCAACGAAGGATTAAAACACAAAATCCACCCTTGTTTCTCCGTTCAGTATCACCCTGAAGCAAGCCCTGGTCCGGAGGATGCAAACTACCTGTTTGATGAGTTTATCCAATTAATGGAAGACTTTAAAAATAAATAAGACTTCAGATATTAGACATCAGATAACAGACTTTATCATGCATAATTTTGAAAAACTAGTTTTTTGGCAGAAATCAATTGAACTTGCAAAACAGGTTTATATCATTTGTGTAGAATTACCTAAAGATGAAAAGTTTGGTTTGATTTCTCAAATTAAAAGATCTGTAATCTCTATTCCTTCAAATATAGCAGAAGGGGCAGGAAGAAATAATGATAAAGAATTTTATCACTTTCTTGGAATTGCAAATGCTTCCTCTTTTGAGTTGCAGACCCAATTAATTTTGACTAGAGAATTAAAATTACTTGATGCAGAAAAAGTTGATAGTTTAATATCGAATCTGAATGAAATTCAAAGAATGATTTATACATTCAAATCTAATTTAAAAAAGTAAAACATCCTGTTGGAAGTCTGAAATCTGACATCTAACATCTTGTATCTAAAAAAAGAAAAATGGCAAAACGTACAGATATAAAAACAATTTTAGTAATCGGTTCAGGACCTATCATCATCGGACAGGCAGCTGAATTTGATTACGCAGGAACGCAGGCTTGTCTGTCTTTGAAAGAAGAAGGCTACAAGGTAATTTTGATTAACTCAAACCCTGCAACGATCATGACAGATGTAGAAATCGCTGATAAAGTATATATCGAGCCGATTTCATTACAGTTTGTAAGTCATATCATCAGAAAAGAACGTCCTGATGCATTACTACCAACGCTTGGAGGTCAAACGGGTCTTAACATGGCGGTAGAGCTTGAAAAATCGGGAATTCTTGAAGAATGCAAAGTCGAAGTATTGGGAACTAAGCTTTCTGCGATCAACAGAGCAGAAGACAGAGACCTTTTCCGTGAGTTGATGAGAGAATTGAATGAGCCTGTTCCGGAATCTGATATCGTAAACACGGTAGAAGGAGCATTAGCTTTCGCAGATGCAATCGGATATCCTGTAATTGTTCGTCCTGCCTTTACAATGGGTGGAACAGGTGGAGGTATCGCTTCCACTGAAGCAGAATTAAAAGAAATTGCTGAACTAGGACTAAAACACAGCCCGGTTACACAGTGTCTTATTGAGAAATCAATTGCAGGTTTCAAAGAAATTGAGTACGAAGTAATGCGTGATGCAAATGACAATGCGATTGTGGTTTGTAACATGGAAAATATTGATCCGGTAGGAGTTCACACAGGAGACTCTATTGTAGTAGCACCTTCTCAGACCCTTTCAGACAGAGAATATCAGTTACTGAGAAATGCTTCACTAAAAATCATCAGAGCTTTAGGAATTGAAGGCGGATGTAACGTACAGTTAGCATTAGATCCACATTCATTCGAATACTATATCATCGAGGTAAACCCTAGAGTATCCCGTTCATCAGCTTTAGCAAGTAAAGCTACAGGATATCCGATTGCAAAAATCGCTGCGAAAATTGCAGTAGGATTAACACTGGATAAAATCATGAACCCGGTAACAGGAAAAACATACGCATGTTTCGAGCCTGCTCTTGACTATGTAGTAACAAAATTCCCAAGATTCCCATTCGATAAATTCGAAACAGCAGACAGAAGACTTTCTACTCAGATGAAAGCAACGGGAGAAGTAATGGCGATCGGAAGGACCCTTGAGGAGTCTTTACAGAAAGCGATCCGTTCACTAGAAACAGGAATCAAACATTTAGGATTAAAAACTAAGCAAGCTCAGGCACTTACTGCTGAAGAGATCGAAAGAAGAATCAGAGTGTGTGATGATGAGAGATTATTCATCATTGGAGATGCTTTAAGAAGAGGATACGACTGGGAACAAATTGTAGAATGGAGTAAAATCGATAAATTCTTCATCTGGAAGCTTAAAAAACTGGTTGATTTTGAAAAAGTAATCGCTGAAAATAAATTTGATAAAGAAACATTAATTGAAGCTAAGAGATTAGGTTTTGCAGATATCAATATTGCAGTTCTTTGGGATGTAAAAGAGCGTGAGATTTTCAACTTCAGAAAGGAAAATGGAGTAATGCCGGTGTACAAAATGGTAGACACTTGCGCTGCTGAGTTTGAAAGTGAAACACCATATTTCTACGGAACTTACGAAGAAGAAAATGAAAGTGTAGTTTCTGATAAAGAAAAGATCATCGTTCTAGGCTCAGGACCTATCAGAATCGGACAGGGAGTTGAATTCGATTACGCAACGGTACACTCAGTTTGGGCAATTAAAGAAATGGGTTACGAAGCAATTATCATCAACAATAACCCTGAAACAGTTTCTACAGACTTCTCGATCTCAGATAAATTATACTTTGAGCCTCTTACCGAAGAAGATGTAATGAACATCATCGAGCTTGAAAAACCTAAAGGAGTAGTGGTTCAGTTTGGAGGACAGACAGCGATTAACCTTGCAGATAAATTAGCTTCTCACGGAGTACAGATCTTAGGGACTTCATTAGAAGATCTTGACAGAGCTGAAAACAGAGATAAATTTGAAAAAGCACTTCAGGAGATGGGAATTCCTCAGCCAAAAGGAAGAACTTCCACTTCAAAAGAAGAAGCGATCAAAATTGCTAACGAAATCGGTTACCCGGTATTGGTGCGTCCAAGTTATGTTCTTGGAGGAAGAGCAATGGAAATTGTATACGCAGAAGCAGAATTGGCTCATTATATGGAGTTTGCTGTAGATGCAAGTCCTGAACACCCTGTTTTGGTAGACAAATACATGGTAGGAAAAGAGATTGAAGTAGATGCAATTTGCGACGGTGAAACAGTGGTAATTCCAGGGATCATGGAGCACATCGAAAGAGCAGGAGTTCACTCCGGAGACTCTATCGCAGTATATCCGCCACAGAATATTTCTCAGAGTGAAATCGATACTTTAGTAGATTATACCCAAAGACTGGCAAAAGGATTGAAAGTGATTGGATTAATGAATATCCAGTACGTTCTTTTCGAAGGAAATGTATATGTAATCGAGGTAAATCCACGTTCTTCAAGAACAGTGCCTTTCTTATCTAAAATCACTGAGGTTCCAATGGCTAACCTTGCAACGAAAGCGATCTTAGGACAGAAATTAGCAGATCTTGGTTACAAAAACGGGTTGGTTCCGAATAAAGAAGGAGTCTTTGTAAAAGTACCGGTATTCTCTTTCTCGAAACTCACAAAGGTTGATATCTCTTTGGGCCCTGAAATGAAGTCTACAGGAGAAGTTATGGGGAAAGATACTACTTTAGAGAAAGCCCTTTACAAAGGATTAGTGGCAGCAGGAAGAAAAGTTCCTATGCACGGTTCTATCTTATTTACAGTAGCTGATAAGCACAAAGAAGAAGCGGCAGATTTAGCGGCAAGATTCCATGAAGTAGGTTTCAGAATCTGGGCTACGGAAGGAACGGCTAAATTCTTCGAAGAAAAAGGAATTCCTTGCAAAATAGGATACAAAATAGGAGAAGAAAGCGTAAATCTGATCGATCTGATCCAGAAAGGAAAAGTTCAGTATGTAGTCAACACAACTACAAAAGGAAAACAAGCAGAAAGAGACGGATTCCAGATCAGAAGAATGAGTGTGGAAAACGGAGTTCCTTGTTTAACTTCAATGGATACAGTAGAAGCCATTCTAAAAGTAATCGAAAGCATGAGCTTCAAAATGGAGACGATGTAATTTCGAAAAAATAAATACTATTAGCCCTGTAAGTTATTTTGCAGGGCTTTTTATTATCAGATCTACAAGGTTTCAAATTTTAGTAAAACACTCTTAAATCAATTGGAATTATAAGCTTAAATTTTTTAAGAAATTTGACCTAAATTAAAAGCCAGTTTAAATCATTTAAAATACATCATGCAAAAACAAATTTCGCAGCTTCTCTTAATTACTCTCTCCCTGATTGCAACAACAACCTTAAGTTTCGGGCAAAAAAAAGAATTTAGAGATGATAAAGTTGATAGCCTAACTTTCCTTAACAATCGAAAGGTTGTAAATAGTTTGAATACTGAATCTTTTCAGAAAAAGATATTCTTGAAAGATAAGATAACAATTCCTTACAGACTTCTACAACCAAAAAATAATACTATCGGGAAAAAATATCCGTTAGTGATTACTTTTCATAATTCAACCCGGATAGGGAATGATAATGAAAATCAACTGGAACCATTGGCTAAAATCTGGTTAAGGGATGAGATCTCCAGTAAATATCCTTGTTATGTAATAGCTCCTCAATTTAGCAGACGTTCCTCCAATTATGGAAATACTTTGGGCAATATTCAGATTGCAAAACCATCAGATGAAGCTATTGAAGTTCTGGAGCTGATTAAAAATGTTGAGAAAGAATATCCGGATATTGATAAAAACAGGATTTATCTTATAGGCTATTCTATGGGAGCTTCAACCGCACAAAACTTAATGAGTTTGGAACCCAGGCAATTTGCGGCTTTAGTATCTGTGGCAGCTGTTCCTGATTTTTCAAATCTTAAAAAAATAAATAAAAAGAATATGTGGCTGATTCATGGAGAAATGGATAAGGAAAATCCATATTCAGGAAGTGCTGAGTTATTTAATAATTTGCCTTCAAACCCAAATTTAATTTTCACTACTTTTACTAACCTCAATCACAATAATATTACTATTCCTTTCTTATTAACTGAAGAAATACCCAAATGGTTGTTTGAAAAAAGCAGATAAAATGTGTTAATCAACTTAAAATAAGAACAGGGTAATTTCAAAAAATACAAGACCTGTAGGTTTTCTTATAGATTTTTTTACTGGGGATATAAACAGAGTTATTTTTATCTAATTATTTATAAATTAGAGTGTTATGAATGTTGAAAATAAACCTTACAGGTATCAAAAACCTGTTAGGTTTATAAATTGGAATTGTTTTATTATCGAAAACTTCAGAAATTGAATTGAAATAATGCATAGTTTTGAAAGTCAATTTAAATACATCCAAAATGAAATACAAATTTTAGTGTATATTCTATTATTGACGGTTATTTCTTGTAATAAGTCTAGCCAAAAAGTTGAGGTTTCTAATTCTGTAACAATAAAAGCATCCGTTACTTTGGCATTAGTAAAAATAAAGGAGGGAAGAAATATCCTGGAAAGGATTTTTGAATAGAAAAACTCCTGTGTTTATGCATTATCAGATTGCCGGAAAAATATTCAATCCCTCAGAATTGAAAAATAAAACGAAGTTTATTAGTAAAGATTATGTTTATAAAATTAAATAATAAAAAAATGGATTGAATGAGAAATGTAAAATATGTTTTTTTATTATTTAATTGGATTCTTTTATATTCTTGCATAGCCAAAGCTAATTATGAGAGTAATACTGAATTCAAAAAGTATAAATTAGCCTATAATTCGATTGCTAATAAGTTTAATTTAGATAAACCTTTTCTCAAAGAATATAATTCAGATGCTTCCGGAGTGAAAATAATTCCGAAATTCTATAAGATTAAAAATTATTCAATATATGGAAGTGAGAATTTTAAGAATGAAAATTCATTTTCAAACGAAATAATTAAGAAGTTATCTGAAAAATATACCCAACCGAATTGGAGAAAAGATAAGAAATATAGAGTAGTAAAGCTTGAGGAGTTAAAAGACTTTCACGGACCATTACAATATATTTATTTTTCGGAAATCAGAAACGATTCACTTAGGGCAGATGTTTTAGCAAATCCTTTTGCTGAATATTCTATGACAACGGGAGGACATTATTTAATTATATTTGAAAATAATCAAATCAAATCTGTTCAAAAGAATGTTGGACACTATGATTAGTAATTAATATTCTAGTTATAAATAGATAATAGAGCTAAACCTAACAGGTTTCAAAAAACCTGTTAGGTTTATAAATTGGAATTGTTTTATTATCGAAAACTTCAGAAATTGAATCATAGTTTTGAAAGTCAATTTAAATACGCCCAAAATGAAATACAAATATTTAGTTTATATTCCGTTATTGACAATTGTTTCCTGTAATAAGTCTGAGCAAAAAGAGAAGACTTCCAATCCTGTGATTCCTAAAGAATCAGTCACTATGGCATCAGAAAAAAGTCAGGGAGAGAAAGAAATATCCTGGAAAGGATTTTTGGATGGGAAAACTCCTGTGTTTATGCATTACCAGATTGATGGAAATGTAATTGTTGGTGAAATTACCTATCTGAATACTAAAAGCAAATTACCAATAACACTTGTAGGAACCATTGACAACGATCATAATTATAGGATTTTAGAATTTGAAAAATCGGGAAATATAACTGGTGTCATTACCGGAAAGCCAACGGAAAGTGGTTTCAAAGGAAGTTGGTTTTCACCAAAAACAAGAAAGGAGCTTACCCTTAGCCTTATGAAGAAGGATACTGCTCTTGTTTCAAAAAGAATAGAAACAAACGTTGAAGATCTGTTCGGGCGTTATCATTATCAATACAGTGAAGCAGGATATCAGGGAGATTTGGAAATTAAGAGATTACCAGATTCAAAAGCTGTTTTTGGAATAACATCCGTTACCGGAGAACCGGCAAGAAATCTTGCACAAATAAACGATGACACCATCAGTCTGAAAACAACCAATTTTACCTACAAACTGGCAGATGCCGATGATTGTGAATTTAGAGTCAGGTTTTACAAAGGATTCGCGGTCGTTCAGTATACTCAGGGAGTATGCAGCGGACAATTCGGATTAAATGCCACGATTGAAGGAATATATCTGAAGACAAAATGATCAATAGTATCCTAATGATGTTCTGCTTCTAAGAAGAACAAAAAAATATAAACTATTATTGATAATAAATGGATGAAAAAGCTGTAAAGATTTTACTTAAAACCATAAAAACCTCGCAGGATGAAAGCTTAAGCGATTGGTTTTACTGGGACAATTATATGCAGTATATTACCCAAGAAGATTTTGAATATGCAAAGAAGCATTCTGCAATGTATGAACAAGAAAATATCAGTCATGATGAAATTTGCAGAAGAATTAAAATAGCTGTTGCTAAGATTGAAAAACAGGATATAATAAACGCTTTTCTTTACAGTTTAAGTACAAGAAAATTAGAATATCGTTCCTTTTTATCAAGCTATTGTATTGCAAAATCATTAGCAGAGCATAGTTTTGTCCCCAGTCCAACTCCTAATGAAAGAACCTGTGCGGTCTGTGGAATTCATGCATATGAATTTGAGGAAC is a genomic window of Chryseobacterium nakagawai containing:
- the carB gene encoding carbamoyl-phosphate synthase large subunit, whose translation is MAKRTDIKTILVIGSGPIIIGQAAEFDYAGTQACLSLKEEGYKVILINSNPATIMTDVEIADKVYIEPISLQFVSHIIRKERPDALLPTLGGQTGLNMAVELEKSGILEECKVEVLGTKLSAINRAEDRDLFRELMRELNEPVPESDIVNTVEGALAFADAIGYPVIVRPAFTMGGTGGGIASTEAELKEIAELGLKHSPVTQCLIEKSIAGFKEIEYEVMRDANDNAIVVCNMENIDPVGVHTGDSIVVAPSQTLSDREYQLLRNASLKIIRALGIEGGCNVQLALDPHSFEYYIIEVNPRVSRSSALASKATGYPIAKIAAKIAVGLTLDKIMNPVTGKTYACFEPALDYVVTKFPRFPFDKFETADRRLSTQMKATGEVMAIGRTLEESLQKAIRSLETGIKHLGLKTKQAQALTAEEIERRIRVCDDERLFIIGDALRRGYDWEQIVEWSKIDKFFIWKLKKLVDFEKVIAENKFDKETLIEAKRLGFADINIAVLWDVKEREIFNFRKENGVMPVYKMVDTCAAEFESETPYFYGTYEEENESVVSDKEKIIVLGSGPIRIGQGVEFDYATVHSVWAIKEMGYEAIIINNNPETVSTDFSISDKLYFEPLTEEDVMNIIELEKPKGVVVQFGGQTAINLADKLASHGVQILGTSLEDLDRAENRDKFEKALQEMGIPQPKGRTSTSKEEAIKIANEIGYPVLVRPSYVLGGRAMEIVYAEAELAHYMEFAVDASPEHPVLVDKYMVGKEIEVDAICDGETVVIPGIMEHIERAGVHSGDSIAVYPPQNISQSEIDTLVDYTQRLAKGLKVIGLMNIQYVLFEGNVYVIEVNPRSSRTVPFLSKITEVPMANLATKAILGQKLADLGYKNGLVPNKEGVFVKVPVFSFSKLTKVDISLGPEMKSTGEVMGKDTTLEKALYKGLVAAGRKVPMHGSILFTVADKHKEEAADLAARFHEVGFRIWATEGTAKFFEEKGIPCKIGYKIGEESVNLIDLIQKGKVQYVVNTTTKGKQAERDGFQIRRMSVENGVPCLTSMDTVEAILKVIESMSFKMETM
- a CDS encoding carboxylesterase family protein, whose protein sequence is MQKQISQLLLITLSLIATTTLSFGQKKEFRDDKVDSLTFLNNRKVVNSLNTESFQKKIFLKDKITIPYRLLQPKNNTIGKKYPLVITFHNSTRIGNDNENQLEPLAKIWLRDEISSKYPCYVIAPQFSRRSSNYGNTLGNIQIAKPSDEAIEVLELIKNVEKEYPDIDKNRIYLIGYSMGASTAQNLMSLEPRQFAALVSVAAVPDFSNLKKINKKNMWLIHGEMDKENPYSGSAELFNNLPSNPNLIFTTFTNLNHNNITIPFLLTEEIPKWLFEKSR